From Ferviditalea candida, one genomic window encodes:
- the thrS gene encoding threonine--tRNA ligase encodes MTVKAVFPDGAVREYAKGTTVEQVAESIGGSLKKNAIAGKINGKVVDLYASIHEDSAIEIITPESEDGLEVYRHSTAHLMAQAVKRIFADENVKLGIGPVIEDGFYYDIDMDRSLTPEDLEAIEKEMDVIIKEDLPIRRREVSREEALGIYTEIGDYLKLELIRDLPEDAVISIYDQGEFFDLCKGPHLPSTGRIKAFKLLSIAGAYWRGDSKNKMLQRIYGTSFPKKTQLEEHLHLLEEAKKRDHRKLGRELKIFSFSREVGQGLPLWLPNGAKLRRTLERYIVDMEERLGYQHVYTPVLANVELYKTSGHWEHYHEDMFPLMEMDNEELVLRPMNCPHHMMVFKSDLRSYRDLPLRIAELGMMHRYEMSGALTGLHRVRAMTLNDAHIFCRPDQIKDEFSRVVNLISKVYEDFGIKEYRFRLSYRDPQDTEKYYPNNEMWEMSQRMLREVVEELDLPYFEAEGEAAFYGPKLDVQIKTALGKEETLSTAQLDFLLPERFGLEYVGEDGQKHRPVVIHRGIISTMERMTAFLLENFTGALPVWLSPVQARVIPVSHLFADYANEAAEKLKEAGIRAEADPRNEKLGYKIREAQLDKIPYMLVVGESEKNNGTFSVRRRGKGDLGGQKISEAIELILSDIHNKVID; translated from the coding sequence ATGACCGTAAAAGCAGTTTTCCCGGATGGAGCTGTCAGGGAATATGCAAAGGGAACGACAGTTGAGCAGGTGGCGGAATCAATCGGCGGCAGCCTGAAGAAAAACGCGATTGCCGGTAAAATTAACGGTAAAGTTGTGGATCTGTATGCTTCGATTCATGAGGATTCGGCTATCGAAATTATTACTCCGGAGAGCGAGGACGGACTTGAGGTGTACCGGCACAGCACGGCGCATTTGATGGCGCAGGCCGTCAAACGGATTTTTGCCGATGAGAATGTCAAGCTGGGGATCGGTCCGGTTATAGAGGACGGATTTTATTACGATATTGATATGGACCGCTCGCTTACGCCCGAGGATTTGGAAGCAATCGAGAAGGAAATGGACGTCATTATCAAGGAGGATTTGCCGATCCGCAGGCGCGAGGTCAGCAGGGAAGAAGCTTTGGGCATTTACACGGAAATCGGCGATTATCTGAAGCTGGAACTGATTCGCGATCTTCCCGAAGATGCAGTGATTTCCATTTATGATCAAGGTGAATTTTTCGATCTGTGCAAAGGTCCGCACCTGCCCTCCACCGGCAGGATCAAAGCATTCAAGCTGCTTAGTATCGCCGGCGCGTATTGGCGCGGCGACTCGAAAAACAAAATGCTGCAGCGGATCTATGGAACATCCTTTCCGAAAAAAACGCAATTGGAAGAACATCTGCATTTGTTGGAGGAAGCCAAAAAACGGGATCACCGCAAGCTTGGCAGGGAGCTTAAGATTTTTTCCTTTTCGAGAGAAGTGGGTCAGGGCTTGCCGCTTTGGCTGCCTAACGGCGCAAAGCTGCGCCGTACGCTGGAGAGATACATTGTCGATATGGAAGAAAGATTGGGCTATCAGCATGTTTACACACCGGTATTGGCGAACGTGGAGCTTTATAAAACCTCCGGCCATTGGGAGCATTATCATGAGGATATGTTTCCGCTAATGGAAATGGACAATGAAGAGTTGGTCCTGCGGCCGATGAACTGTCCTCACCACATGATGGTTTTTAAAAGCGATTTGCGAAGCTACCGGGATCTTCCTTTGCGCATAGCAGAACTCGGAATGATGCATCGTTACGAAATGTCCGGCGCGTTGACCGGATTGCACCGGGTGCGTGCGATGACGCTGAATGACGCTCATATTTTCTGCCGCCCCGATCAAATCAAGGACGAATTCTCGCGCGTAGTCAACTTGATTAGCAAGGTTTATGAGGATTTCGGCATCAAGGAATACCGTTTCCGTTTGTCCTACCGCGATCCGCAGGATACGGAGAAATATTATCCGAACAATGAAATGTGGGAGATGTCGCAGCGCATGCTTAGAGAAGTGGTTGAGGAGCTTGATCTGCCATATTTCGAGGCGGAAGGTGAAGCCGCTTTTTACGGTCCGAAGCTGGATGTGCAGATCAAAACCGCATTGGGAAAAGAGGAAACCTTGTCCACGGCCCAATTGGATTTTCTGCTTCCGGAACGCTTTGGTCTCGAATATGTCGGAGAAGACGGTCAAAAGCACCGTCCGGTTGTAATCCATCGCGGCATCATCAGCACGATGGAGCGGATGACCGCTTTCCTGCTGGAGAATTTCACCGGAGCGCTCCCCGTGTGGCTGTCGCCGGTTCAAGCCCGGGTTATTCCGGTATCCCATCTGTTTGCGGATTATGCGAATGAGGCAGCCGAGAAGCTGAAGGAAGCCGGCATTCGTGCGGAGGCCGATCCACGCAATGAAAAATTAGGCTATAAAATCAGGGAGGCCCAACTGGACAAAATTCCGTATATGCTCGTTGTCGGGGAAAGTGAAAAGAATAACGGCACTTTTTCCGTACGCCGTCGCGGCAAAGGGGATTTGGGCGGGCAAAAAATCAGCGAAGCCATCGAATTGATCCTGTCGGATATTCACAATAAAGTCATCGATTAA